Proteins encoded by one window of Natronoarchaeum mannanilyticum:
- a CDS encoding type IV pilin N-terminal domain-containing protein → MQLKQLFTDDDAVSPVIGVILMVAITVILAAVIGAFVLDIGGSQEAAPQASYNWDIDTSDDSLDLGHDGGDDISYSSIEIETSGTSETPFSGSGTFSAGNKVDAATGITSGETASLVWEASSGDSSQILSDYERS, encoded by the coding sequence ATGCAATTAAAACAGCTATTCACGGACGATGACGCCGTCTCCCCGGTTATCGGCGTCATCCTCATGGTCGCGATTACGGTCATTCTGGCCGCAGTGATCGGGGCGTTCGTCCTCGACATCGGCGGCAGTCAGGAAGCAGCACCGCAAGCAAGCTACAATTGGGATATTGACACCAGCGACGATAGTCTTGACCTCGGACACGACGGTGGAGATGACATCAGTTACAGTTCCATCGAAATAGAGACCTCCGGTACCTCTGAAACGCCCTTCTCTGGTAGTGGCACCTTCAGTGCTGGTAACAAGGTGGATGCTGCCACTGGCATTACGAGCGGTGAAACGGCTAGTTTGGTTTGGGAAGCTTCCAGCGGAGATTCCAGCCAAATCCTCAGTGATTACGAGAGATCATAA
- a CDS encoding type IV pilin N-terminal domain-containing protein codes for MDLKQLFADDDAVSPVIGVILMVAITVILAAVIGAFVLDIGGSQEATPQASWSYSYDDGGNGWDDSSGTPDDSFTVSHEGGDDIDASSLTFQYDGSAIADTDLEWSSGSAPSGTISSGWSATVEEDGTNDVISSSGGSVSVVWESSSGDSSQVLTEGEIP; via the coding sequence ATGGATCTCAAGCAGCTATTCGCGGACGATGACGCCGTGTCACCGGTTATCGGCGTCATCCTCATGGTCGCGATTACGGTCATTCTGGCCGCCGTGATCGGAGCATTCGTCCTCGACATCGGCGGCAGTCAGGAAGCAACACCCCAAGCTAGCTGGTCGTATAGCTACGACGACGGTGGTAATGGTTGGGACGACAGCTCTGGAACTCCTGACGACTCATTCACCGTCTCCCATGAGGGTGGCGACGATATCGATGCCAGTTCGCTAACCTTCCAGTATGATGGCAGCGCTATCGCTGATACAGATCTAGAATGGTCTTCTGGTAGCGCACCCTCTGGTACGATATCTTCGGGATGGTCTGCGACAGTCGAAGAGGACGGCACTAACGACGTGATTTCCTCCTCGGGTGGATCTGTATCAGTCGTCTGGGAGTCTTCCTCGGGCGACTCTAGTCAGGTCCTCACCGAAGGAGAGATCCCGTAA